A single window of Aspergillus oryzae RIB40 DNA, chromosome 8 DNA harbors:
- a CDS encoding uncharacterized protein (predicted protein) has protein sequence MTTPSYTIRAVEHSDIPALGELLYTSKLALTINRLLFKNWPNEATQRQNYLGALEGIDVDSPKSRTVVDNDTGEVIGHLALNRRRPVEKLEQSQGETKKPYLPNFFAPEVVTAVLEAVATINEEVKTFDRYEITYIVVKPEYRHRGIGKNLMDYVFNQARSAGVPVAVNAEPQIYEFFKRYDFHDTKHVDFDLAQWAPPYSGFGIFRLAGLIWHP, from the exons ATGACTACTCCCAGCTACACTATTCGTGCCGTCGAACACTCTGACATTCCTGCGCTGGGTGAGCTTCTGTACACCTCCAAGCTGGCTCTAACTATCAACCGCCTTTTGTTCAAAAACTGGCCCAATGAAGCTACCCAACGGCAGAACTACCTCGGTGCATTGGAAGGCATCGACGTGGATTCACCCAAATCACGGACTGTAGTTGACAACGACACCGGTGAAGTCATTGGCCATCTTGCCCTTAACCGCCGCCGACCAGTAGAGAAACTGGAACAGTCCCAAGGGGAGACCAAAAAGCCGTATCTCCCTAACTTCTTCGCCCCTGAAGTTGTGACGGCGGTGTTGGAAGCAGTTGCCACCATTAACGAAGAAGTAAAGACCTTCGACCGTTATG AGATTACATACATCGTTGTGAAGCCAGAATACCGTCATCGTGGTATTGGAAAGAATTTGATGGACTATGTGTTCAACCAGGCACGGTCTGCAGGTGTGCCTGTTGCCGTCAACGCTGAGCCGCAGATCTATGAGTTTTTCAAGAGATATGACTTCCATGATACGAAGCATGTAGATTTCGATCTTGCTCAATGGGCTCCGCCATACTCGGGCTTTGGCATTTTCAGGTTGGCCGGGTTGATATGGCACCCTTGA
- a CDS encoding uncharacterized protein (predicted protein), with translation MVIAVSDLVGSYGARVALVLALVIVLRFLQEMLKVRLLFYRLRKQGLPMPKWNFAAGNLQMLPDLMKRHPKGSQQSEAFTLLSYEFASSDNCFYIDVWPFTKPLLVVNSPDLAVQACQTYALPKPPVLAKFFNPFAGGPSIFTTNGPEWKRNRGLFNPAFSTSNILQHTPHIVEEAEEYVEILREHARKGDTFTLDKMTCDYVLDIIGRVAI, from the exons ATGGTGATAGCTGTTTCTGATCTTGTTGGCTCGTATGGGGCCCGAGTGGCCCTGGTGTTGGCCCTGGTGATTGTCCTGCGATTCTTGCAGGAGATGTTGAAAGTACGCCTGCTCTTCTACCGTCTTCGCAAGCAGGGACTA CCGATGCCGAAATGGAATTTCGCAGCAGGTAATCTGCAGATGCTCCCCGATCTAATGAAGCGGCATCCCAAAGGATCGCAACAGTCAGAGGCTTTTACACTGTTGTCCTACGAGTTCGCCAGCTCTGACAATTGCTTCTACATTGACGTCTGGCCCTTCACGAAGCCGCTATTAGTGGTGAATTCCCCGGATCTGGCAGTCCAGGCGTGTCAAACATATGCACTACCCAAGCCGCCCGTCCTTGCGAAGTTCTTTAATCCCTTCGCAGGAGGGCCCAGCATCTTTACGACAAACGGGCCTGAATGGAAGCGCAACCGGGGGCTTTTCAACCCTGCGTTCAGTACCAGTAATATTCTCCAGCATACTCCGCATATTGttgaggaagcagaagagtATGTGGAAATTCTCCGCGAGCATGCGCGTAAGGGCGATACTTTTACATTGGATAAGATGACCTGTGATTATGTCCTGGATATTATCGGACGCGTGGCCAT CTAA
- a CDS encoding uncharacterized protein (predicted protein), whose amino-acid sequence MKFTAISLLLAASTALASPVNVRSESLKLTGLTAKSSKLGDSDIQFSLTDPNYPEDTQTDCAVKWSTNSTPPLRMLVARTTTTTSGSWAEPKTSTSSLLRSSGFLTQLRR is encoded by the exons ATGAAGTTCACTgccatctctctccttttggcAGCCAGCACTGCACTGGCAAGCCCCGTCAACGTCCGAAGCGAATCCCTAAAACTCACTGGACTGACAGCGAAATCCTCCAAGCTCGGCGATTCTGACATTCAGTTTTCTCTCACCGACCCCAACTACCCCGAGGATACTCAAACTGACTGCGCTGTTAAGTG GTCCACCAACTCAACCCCCCCCCTTCGAATGCTCGTTGCGCGAACAACAACTACTACATCCGGCTCTTGGGCGGAGCCAAAGACTTCGACAAGTTCACTATTGAGATCGAGCGGGTTTCTGACTCAATTGAGGAGATAG
- a CDS encoding MFS transporter (synaptic vesicle transporter SVOP and related transporters (major facilitator superfamily)), with protein sequence MQAYLQYRSMRNDVCRQLDDLPDRARASLRDGMFRPEVTDGLDPSSSQTSSSLYSPRQEPVSHGLSSPLPGVELLEKPDDHENHCEVFLVGWDHDEDPMNPRNFTVTTRVMATLIVSALAFVVSAASSIESAVLRQNSAAYNVSEVVASLATGIFLLGFAAGSLVSGPLSEILGRNIVYTGSTSLFMVFIMASGLAPNIGAQLAFRFLAGVFGCPPLTCAGGTVADLWDPLEKTLIFPLYAILSFGGAVLSPVIASYLGQGTLSWRWTNWIVLIMAGLVLGLVVLFQPETYSPLLLKWKAHHLRQLTGDPRYQSKLDLDRTSLLSRIVTACGRQFSLAMYEPIILLLALYMTILYIVLFTFFDGYTHIFSDVHDLSQGLTNITWVAMYVGIMLAGLIVPGMYSSMKNALKEEIPSRDDNGNDNGASSNGQSPPTKSPSFNPENRLWYAMIGAPEIPISLFWMGWTDYKNISVWSPIVGSSLFGFGSICMFISSYMYVIDAYEIYAASALGFMTVTRYCAAGGMTVAGVPFYNNVGVQWTLTILGIISAVMVPVPYIFWKFGKVIRGWSRYAV encoded by the exons ATGCAGGCATATCTCCAATACCGCTCAATGAGGAATGATGTCTGCAGACAACTCGATGATCTTCCCGACCGCGCTCGTGCCAGCCTCCGTGATGGGATGTTTCGGCCTGAAGTCACCGATGGTCTCGATCCAAGCAGTTCCCAaacatcctcgtcgctgTACTCACCACGGCAGGAACCAGTATCCCATGGATTGTCCTCCCCATTGCCAGGTGTTGAGCTGTTAGAGAAACCTGATGATCATGAAAACCACTGCGAAGTCTTCCTCGTGGGCTGGGACCATGATGAAGATCCCATGAACCCTCGCAATTTCACTGTCACTACACGTGTTATGGCAACGCTCATCGTATCTGCCTTAGCTTTCGTGGTCAGTGCCGCGTCATCCATTGAGTCTGCTGTCCTACGACAAAACAGTGCCGCCTACAATGTGAGCGAGGTTGTCGCGTCTCTAGCCACAggcatttttcttcttggctttgcagCGGGATCCTTAGTGTCCGGGCCTCTATCAGAGATTCTTGGCCGAAATATTGTCTATACTGGCTCTACGTCTCTGTTTATGGTTTTTATTATGGCATCTGGCCTAGCACCTAATATTGGAGCCCAGCTTGCCTTCCGGTTCTTGGCGGGTGTATTCGGCTGTCCACCACTCACTTGTGCAGGTGGGACCGTCGCTGATCTATGGGACCCCCTTGAAAAGACACTGATATTCCCACTGTATGCCATTCTTTCGTTCGGAGGCGCTGTTCTCAGTCCAGTAATTGCGTCCTATTTGGGCCAGGGAACACTCTCGTGGCGCTGGACCAATTGGATAGTCCTAATTATGGCTGGTCTGGTTTTAGGTCTGGTCGTTCTTTTCCAACCTGAGACTTAcagtcctcttcttctcaagtGGAAAGCACATCATCTACGGCAGCTGACTGGAGACCCGCGCTATCAATCCAAGTTGGACCTTGACCGCACATCTCTTCTGTCCCGCATTGTTACAGCTTGTGGTCGACAATTCTCCCTGGCTATGTATGAGCCGATCATTCTTTTACTTGCCTTGTATATGACGATCCTGTACATTGTTCTTTTCACCTTTTTTGACGGATACACACACATCTTCAGCGATGTGCACGATCTATCGCAAGGGCTGACAAATATAACTTGGGTAGCGATGTACGTGGGCATCATGCTCGCAGGGTTGATTGTGCCGGGAATGTACTCAAGCATGAAGAACGCTCTGAAAGAGGAGATCCCATCTAGGGATGACAATGGCAACGACAACGGCGCCTCCTCAAACGGACAATCCCCACCGACAAAGTCCCCCTCATTTAATCCAGAGAACAGGCTCTGGTATGCCATGATAGGCGCCCCGGAAATTCCAATCAGTCTGTTCTGGATGGGCTGGACAGACTAT AAAAATATATCTGTTTGGTCTCCTATCGTTGGATCGTCTCTGTTCGGCTTCGGTAGCATCTGTATGTTTATCTCCAGTTACATGTACGTGATCGACGCGTACGAGATCTATGCTGCCTCGGCATTAGGTTTCATGACTGTCACCCGCTACTGCGCTGCGGGCGGTATGACTGTTGCCGGGGTTCCATTTTATAATAATGTCGGGGTGCAATGGACTTTGACGATCTTGGGTATCATTAGTGCTGTGATGGTGCCGGTACCCTATATATTCTGGAAGTTTGGGAAGGTCATTCGTGGATGGAGTCGGTATGCCGTTTGA
- a CDS encoding spherulation-specific family 4 protein (predicted protein), with protein MQALQAWDPIKRIKMRLSDRQKKKAEQNETSPTTMQTPPPSGIIVPLYIYPLSPTTWDPLYDSISAYPDLHFLVIVNPNSGPGASPLPDANYVREVARLNRYANVVTVGYIAINYCKKPLQEALEEVQTYATWADDYVKTGLGVGGIFLDETPNLSSPEAVEYLAILQDRIKSTPGLLGNRLVIQNPGTPPDAPLANIGPDLILTCEEPYSRYRSNEVQQRLRQLHYDRARCGFMIHSVPRDDLRPLVHDLRHRAAYLFVTELFATPPVFHVCPVPWKRFPRNNPVRFLMDAFPIVLPTECIVFFGLSSCSVHIEPSGSLRVFLSEHLRERTIKKHRRFFTLEKITTLFPSILLPPFTLGTDKFFVSPVEPQFRFLRYKRSLLRGKVDPVPSFPQSRTVAMGPDAESALQIQNQTQLVLGNGKR; from the exons ATGCAGGCGTTGCAGGCGTGGGATCCTATAAAAAGGATCAAAATGCGACTGAGCGACcgacagaaaaagaaagcagagcAAAACGAAACCTCGCCAACGACGATGCAGACGCCACCTCCATCAGGCATTATTGTGCCTCTGTACATTTATCCACTGTCGCCAACAACCTGGGATCCACTCTATGACTC CATCTCCGCTTATCCCGACCTGCATTTTCTGGTCATTGTCAATCCCAACAGTGGACCGGGTGCCTCCCCATTGCCAGACGCCAACTACGTTCGCGAAGTGGCTAGATTGAATCGTTATGCGAACGTGGTCACCGTAGGTTACATCGCCATTAACTACTGCAAGAAGCCCCTCCAGGAAGCCTTGGAAGAGGTTCAGACATATGCCACCTGGGCTGATGATTACGTGAAAACTGGTCTGGGCGTGGGAGGCATCTTCCTCGACGAGACTCCGaacctctcctcccccgaAGCTGTCGAGTACCTGGCCATCCTACAAGATCGTATTAAAAGCACGCCGGGGCTTTTAGGTAACCGATTG GTCATCCAGAACCCAGGAACACCGCCAGATGCGCCCCTGGCTAATATAGGACCCGATCTGATCCTGACTTGCGAGGAACCTTATTCTCGTTATCGGTCGAATGAAGTCCAGCAACGCCTCCGCCAACTCCATTACGATCGGGCCAGATGTGGATTTATGATACATTCGGTACCACGGGATGACTTGCGCCCATTGGTGCACGACCTACGTCATCGGGCGGCATACCTATTTGTTACTGAGTTGTTTG CAACACCGCCAGTGTTTCATGTCTGTCCTGTCCCTTGGAAAAGGTTTCCCCGGAACAACCCAGTAAGGTTCCTGATGGATGCTTTTCCCATCGTTTTGCCGACCGAGTGTATTGTTTTTTTTGGATTATCATCATGTTCAGTGCACATAGAACCGAGCGGATCACTCCGGGTGTTCTTAAGCGAACATCTCCGAGAACGGACCATCAAGAAACATAGACGATTCTTTACACTAGAGAAAATCACTACACTATTCCCTAGTATCCTCCT CCCACCGTTCACGCTAGGGACTGACAAGTTCTTCGTTTCACCAGTGGAACCTCAATTCCGGTTCCTCAGGTACAAGCGATCCCTCCTCAGGGGAAAAGTGGACCCCGTCCCAAGTTTTCCTCAATCCCGTACCGTAGCAATGGGCCCGGATGCCGAATCGGCTCTTCAAATTCAAAATCAAACCCAGCTCGTGCTCGGCAATGGCAAAAGATAA
- a CDS encoding uncharacterized protein (predicted protein), which produces MSEKEWNIVIRNNSLTSASRLVFSNLGRASDGSKKLKFRRIERAPYSAFVLKPRKFQPHEISDSEVKIEQQFHIPRFVVADDSYVDTFETKSSVATAMARSSFSSIEAEASIEGGAFGFSAAVSAGFSSSESNALSKQSTAESSTMNITYNFPRVVLHLDEYSLALSDECSQDLIRVKDVNSLIAFHHKYGHFFATRVELGGRLFSSEKFSTLGTSSESEATKQMKISASASFSSKFVSGSASYSQENGQSGQDSDARRSMQSSISWQAQGGDTLLCNNPPAWCPTVAPFQNWRVIKQEDVIPLGDFIGRIPGYEDVPDRFNKLAEITRRKETVSFRLGLDAWQRADKNKPEYLSLHHAWRIRQEVTQLYTNELTKDPFAAIKGLQSGQWANYQIPYAIQELYDSGHPGLAFEDNSTDTVYDIEVETLLNQAPALHYGVRYQIFNRKRGLWLRAILFNQNGKEITVLAAGPKHEATLFEFRDQEREGPMRNGDKCCLLVYGPDGRQKGIIALSLRGQNPGEGVDDAKSIGALPYSVPNEGRIRFTVLEMVDQADVPT; this is translated from the exons ATGTCAGAGAAGGAGTGGAATATTGTCATCCGCAACAATAGCCTCACAAGCGCTTCTCGATTGGTGTTTTCCAATCTGGGCCGAGCGTCCGATGGAAGCAAAAAGCTCAAGTTCCGTCGGATTGAACGTGCGCCATACAGTG CCTTTGTGTTGAAACCGAGAAAGTTCCAGCCGCATGAAATTTCGGATTCAGAGGTCAAAATTGAG CAACAATTCCATATCCCCCGGTTTGTGGTGGCAGACGATTCATACGTGGATACTTTTGAGACTAAGTCGTCTGTGGCAACGGCTATGGCTCGTAGttcattctcctccattGAGGCAGAAGCTTCTAT TGAAGGAGGAGCGTTTGGATTCAGTGCCGCTGTCAGTGCTGGCTTCTCCTCGAGTGAAAGCAATGCGTTGAGCAAGCAGAGCACGGCAGAAAGCAGCACTATGAACATCACCTACAAT TTTCCTCGAGTGGTGCTGCATTTGGATGAGTACAGTTTGGCACTATCCGATGAATGTAGCCAGGATCTTATCAGGGTCAAGGATGTCAACTCTCTGATTGCCTTTCACCATAAATACG GCCACTTTTTCGCCACGCGCGTCGAACTCGGTGGGAGACTGTTTTCATCAGAAAAGTTCAGCACGTTGGGTACCAGTAGCGAAAGTGAAGCTACCAagcagatgaagatctcAGCTAGTGcctcattctcatccaagTTTGTGTCTGGTAGTGCCAGCTACAGTCAAGAGAATGGACAGTCGGGCCAAGACAGCGATGCCAGACGGAGTATGCAGAGCTCCATCTCATGGCAAGCCCAGGGCGGTGATACCCTTCTCTGCAACAA CCCTCCTGCGTGGTGTCCTACGGTCGCTCCGTTTCAAAACTGGCGTGTCATCAAG CAAGAAGACGTCATCCCTCTGGGCGATTTCATCGGCCGAATACCCGGCTATGAAGATGTCCCAGACAGGTTCAACAAACTTGCTGAAATCACTCGAAGGAAGGAGACGGTCAGCTTCCGGCTTGGCCTGGATGCATGGCAAAGGGCAGACAAAAACAAGCCCGAGTATTTATCACTCCACCACGCGTGGAGAATTC GCCAGGAAGTGACTCAGCTGTACACCAACGAACTTACAAAGGACCCCTTTGCGGCCATAAAAGGTTTACAATCAGGCCAGTGGGCCA ATTATCAAATCCCCTACGCGATCCAGGAACTCTACGATAGTGGCCACCCTGGATTGGCATTTGAAGACAACAGCACCGATACTGTATATGACATCGAGGTCGAAACCCTCTTGAATCAAGCTCCAGCC CTACACTATGGAGTGAGGtaccagatcttcaaccGCAAAAGGGGCCTATGGCTTCGcgccattctcttcaaccaaAATGGGAAAGAGATAACGGTTTTGGCAGCTGGACCCAAGCACGAGGCGACACTTTTCGAGTTCCGCGACCAAGAGCGAGAGGGACCCATGCGCAATGGGGACAAATGTTGTCTGTTGGTGTACGGTCCGGATGGCAGGCAAAAAGGTATTATCGCATTGTCGCTGCGGGGTCAAAACCCAGGTGAGGGCGTGGACGACGCGAAGTCGATTGGAGCATTGCCATACAGTGTTCCGAATGAAGGTCGCATTCGTTTCACGGTGCTTGAAATGGTGGACCAGGCAGATGTTCCCACTTGA
- a CDS encoding EGFR-like transmembrane domain-containing protein (predicted protein) encodes MVSYDPPFGYSLRVNGSCPERTKQCRATWDGFVACCPSESTCKVSDNNKNPICCPNEADCREPLFRIAHCANASWTMYEHYGLFCCKEEDQGFWTSKKKYNDSVGCAKQPEGASHTILNPIVQTISSTTFTYPRIATSTSTATSTSASAPHTSETSTSDYVSSSDDDPRGAIAGIVVGCVAGVALIAALAWYLLRRRRQKKQFGPGSDLQPPPGYRKNPESLPQGELTELPSSPPSQAVHEVHELPETTETR; translated from the exons ATGGTGTCTTACGATCCTCCGTTCGGATATTCCCTTCGTGTGAACGGTAGCTGCCCCGAGCGTACTAAGCAATGTAGGGCTACCTGGGATGGTTTTGTTGCCTGCTGTCCATCGGAAAGCACCTGCAAGGTATcagacaacaacaaaaatCCGATCTGTTGCCCGAACGAGGCAGATTGTCGGGAACCGCTTTTCCGGATAGCTCATTGCGCCAACGCAAGCTGGACCATGTACGAACATTATGGCCTCTTCTGCTGtaaggaagaagaccagGGGTTTTGGAcatcaaaaaagaaatacaaTGATAGTGTCGGGTGCGCAAAACAGCCCGAGGGGGCTTCCCACACAATCCTGAACCCAATAGTGCAAA CTATCTCGTCCACGACCTTCACGTACCCTCGTATAGCAACTTCAACGTCTACCGCGACATCTACATCTGCATCCGCGCCTCATACGTCCGAAACATCTACATCTGATTATGTATCCAGCTCTGATGATGACCCCAGAGGTGCAATCGCTGgtattgttgttggttgtgtGGCTGGTGTCGCTCTGATCGCTGCCTTGGCCTGGTACTTGCTTCGGCGTCGAcgacaaaagaaacaatttGGACCAGGTTCAGATTTACAACCACCCCCCGGTTATCGTAAAAACCCGGAATCTTTGCCTCAGGGTGAGCTGACTGAGTTGCCGTCGAGTCCGCCCAGTCAGGCGGTCCATGAGGTTCATGAACTGCCGGAGACCACAGAGACCCGGTAG
- a CDS encoding alpha/beta hydrolase (predicted protein) has protein sequence MPLTDVIQSFIAHFGNHWGPPVNATCEEYFESCHAALPEPLDPVYACQKNVKYGEHERHRLDFSRNNSDNLGKFFASNNMIGILGTYRLLPEARFPDGMDDVTSALRWIKANIHEYGGDANGIFAIGQSAGGGHLAMALFSGRLQQQNAMPKGVMLQSAALLYDLSQEQRRTSMIAYYATHDLDRILAQSALGLFNELVTAETMMPALFVTVAEFDFQECLQGNQKFVRAFSKRMKYLPTYQVLPGHNHVSYCLSIGLQGDEVGPRIVEWVRDCLCTE, from the exons ATGCCTTTGACAGATGTGATTCAAAGTTTTATCGCGCATTTTGGAAACCATTGGGGCCCTCCTGTGAATGCAACTTGTGAAGAATACTTCGAGTCATGCCATGCAGCGCTGCCAGAGCCTCTGGATCCAGTTTACGCCTGTCAGAAGAATGTCAAGTACGGAGAGCATGAACGACATCGATTGGAC TTCTCTCGGAACAATTCTGACAACTTAGGAAAATTCTTCGCGTCCAACAATATGATCGGAATCCTGGGCACGTACCGTTTACTACCCGAGGCTCGGTTTCCTGACGGAATGGACGATGTCACTTCTGCGCTACGATGGATTAAGGCCAATATTCATGAGTATGGAGGGGATGCAAATGGCATCTTTGCCATTGGCCAAAGCGCCGGTGGGGGACATCTGGCCATGGCGTTATTTTCCGGCCGATTACAACAGCAGAACGCGATGCCCAAGGGGGTGATGCTGCAAAGTGCGGCTCTTCTCTATGATCTGTCGCAGGAACAACGCCGGACGAGTATGATTGCTTACTATGCTACGCACGACTTGGACCGGATTTTGGCACAATCTGCCTTAGGGCTGTTCAATGAGCTGGTCACTGCTGAGACCATGATGCCAGCGTTATTCGTGACAGTCGCAGAATTTGACTTTCAAGAGTGTCTGCAAGGGAACCAGAAATTCGTGCGGGCCTTTTCGAAACGAATGAAATATCTTCCAACCTATCAAGTTCTGCCAGGACATAACCATGTTAGCTATTGTTTGTCAATTGGGTTACAGGGGGATGAAGTTGGCCCGAGGATCGTGGAGTGGGTCAGAGACTGCTTGTGTACAGAGTAA